From the Pseudarthrobacter sp. MM222 genome, one window contains:
- a CDS encoding DUF1579 domain-containing protein gives MTFSRVAAGFAVTASYCHIEADGNRSEGQGVFTAYPDHPDMLLYFVNSRGLPREPPAQASWLGGILTVDRRSERGTARHTFEVAGNVMTHTAGLRLGAATEFTRFMTSVGQRAPDPGPGSRLKAPEPVPAVPRLERA, from the coding sequence ATGACCTTTTCGCGGGTGGCGGCCGGTTTTGCCGTGACGGCGAGCTACTGCCACATCGAAGCCGACGGAAACCGCAGCGAGGGCCAGGGTGTCTTCACCGCGTACCCGGACCATCCGGACATGCTGTTGTACTTCGTCAACAGCCGAGGGCTGCCGCGGGAGCCCCCCGCACAGGCCAGCTGGCTGGGCGGCATCCTGACCGTGGACCGCCGGAGCGAGCGGGGAACGGCGCGGCACACCTTCGAGGTTGCGGGCAACGTCATGACGCACACGGCGGGCCTCCGGCTGGGGGCTGCGACTGAATTTACCCGCTTCATGACCTCTGTAGGCCAGCGCGCGCCGGATCCCGGGCCCGGATCCCGGCTGAAGGCGCCCGAGCCGGTCCCGGCGGTGCCACGGTTGGAACGGGCCTAG
- a CDS encoding MoaD/ThiS family protein → MNVRYFAAARAAAGVDEERFELSDGDTLASLLEAILAVERPEPPAGTPPLARILSRSSFLLNEVAVRDRSAALNPADVVDVLPPFAGG, encoded by the coding sequence ATGAACGTACGCTACTTCGCTGCCGCGCGCGCTGCCGCCGGTGTGGACGAGGAACGCTTTGAGCTGTCCGACGGTGACACGCTCGCGAGCCTGCTGGAGGCGATCCTCGCCGTCGAGCGTCCCGAACCGCCCGCCGGGACGCCGCCGCTGGCGCGCATCCTGTCCCGCTCCAGCTTCCTGCTCAATGAGGTGGCCGTGCGGGACCGCAGCGCGGCGCTGAACCCGGCCGACGTCGTGGACGTCCTGCCGCCCTTCGCCGGGGGCTAG
- the kynA gene encoding tryptophan 2,3-dioxygenase: MTIEKNTRELDKDIVRDFSSRMSYASYLQLPTLLSAQQPVSAPEHHDEMLFIIQHQTTELWLKLVLHELRSAAAWLRSDDLGSALKAIARVKHIQKTLTEQWSVLATLTPTEYSQFRGFLGNSSGFQSSQYRAVEFVLGNKNRKMLPVFESDPEAHAMLLELLEAPSIYDDFLAYLKRQGFDVPASLLERDVTKAHEFCPELVPVFKYIYENAADNWGAYEACEELVDLEDNFQLWRFRHLRTVQRTIGMKSGTGGSSGAAFLQKALELTFFPELFAVRTEIGQ; the protein is encoded by the coding sequence GTGACCATCGAGAAGAACACCAGGGAGCTGGACAAGGACATTGTCCGCGACTTCAGCTCCCGGATGAGCTACGCGTCCTATCTGCAGCTGCCGACGCTGCTCAGCGCGCAGCAGCCGGTGAGCGCTCCGGAGCACCACGACGAGATGCTGTTCATCATCCAGCATCAGACCACCGAACTGTGGCTGAAGCTGGTCCTGCACGAGCTCCGCAGCGCCGCCGCGTGGCTCCGCTCCGACGACCTCGGCTCGGCGCTGAAGGCCATCGCCCGCGTCAAGCACATTCAGAAGACGCTGACCGAGCAGTGGTCCGTGCTGGCCACTCTCACCCCCACTGAGTATTCGCAGTTCCGCGGCTTCCTGGGAAACTCCTCCGGCTTCCAGTCCAGCCAGTACCGCGCGGTTGAGTTTGTGCTCGGCAACAAGAACCGCAAGATGCTGCCGGTCTTCGAATCCGACCCCGAGGCCCATGCGATGCTGCTGGAACTCCTCGAGGCTCCGAGCATCTACGACGACTTCCTGGCCTACCTCAAGCGCCAGGGCTTCGACGTCCCGGCCTCCCTGCTGGAACGCGACGTCACGAAAGCCCACGAGTTCTGCCCGGAACTGGTCCCGGTCTTCAAGTACATCTACGAAAACGCGGCGGACAACTGGGGTGCCTACGAGGCGTGCGAAGAGCTCGTGGACCTCGAGGACAACTTCCAGCTCTGGCGATTCCGCCACCTGCGCACGGTGCAGCGGACCATCGGAATGAAGTCCGGCACGGGCGGCTCCAGCGGCGCCGCCTTCCTGCAGAAGGCGCTCGAGCTGACGTTCTTCCCCGAGCTCTTTGCGGTACGGACGGAGATTGGCCAGTGA
- a CDS encoding M16 family metallopeptidase yields the protein MTVVPLPLEQNQHADTLIHGADGGSEVRRSVLPGGVRVLTEAMPGQRSATIGFWVGVGSRDEAPGQHGSTHFLEHLLFKGTRRRTAMEIASAFDEVGGESNAATAKESTCYFARVLDTDLPMAIDVIADMITGAVLDPQEMEQERGVILEEIAMDSDDPTDVAHEHFVAAVLGTHPLGRPIGGTPDAIRAVARDSVWDHYRRYYRPDELVITAAGGLDHGVVCGLVVDALHSAGWSLAPDAAPVERRSTERADITGTAGLHVVTRPVEQANIIMGCPTIVATDDRRFVMSVLNAVLGGGMSSRLFQEVREKRGLVYSTYSFASSYADAGYFGMYAGCTPSKVRQVLELLGAELDKLADGGISDEELRKAVGQLCGGIVLALEDTGSRMSRLGRAELVSGEYQDIDETLRQIKAVTAADVQELARELAAAPRTITVVGPFEETETFGL from the coding sequence ATGACTGTCGTCCCCCTGCCGCTAGAGCAGAACCAGCACGCTGACACCCTGATCCATGGAGCCGACGGCGGATCCGAGGTGCGCCGCTCCGTCCTGCCGGGTGGTGTCCGCGTGCTGACCGAAGCGATGCCCGGCCAGCGTTCGGCCACCATCGGTTTCTGGGTCGGCGTCGGCTCCCGTGACGAGGCTCCCGGCCAGCACGGTTCCACGCACTTCCTGGAACACCTGCTGTTCAAGGGCACCAGGCGACGCACCGCCATGGAAATCGCCTCGGCCTTCGACGAGGTCGGCGGGGAATCCAACGCCGCCACCGCGAAGGAAAGCACCTGCTACTTCGCCCGCGTGCTCGACACGGACCTGCCCATGGCGATCGACGTCATCGCGGACATGATCACCGGCGCCGTCCTCGATCCCCAGGAGATGGAACAGGAACGGGGCGTCATCCTCGAGGAAATCGCGATGGACAGCGACGACCCCACCGACGTCGCCCACGAACACTTCGTCGCCGCCGTCCTCGGCACCCATCCGCTGGGACGCCCGATCGGGGGCACCCCCGACGCCATCCGCGCCGTCGCCCGCGACTCTGTCTGGGACCACTACCGCCGCTACTACCGCCCCGATGAACTGGTCATCACCGCCGCCGGGGGACTGGACCACGGCGTCGTCTGCGGGCTCGTGGTCGACGCCCTGCACTCCGCCGGCTGGAGTCTGGCACCGGACGCCGCGCCGGTCGAGCGCCGGTCCACCGAACGCGCCGACATCACCGGCACCGCCGGCCTGCACGTGGTCACGCGGCCCGTCGAGCAGGCCAACATCATCATGGGCTGCCCCACGATCGTCGCCACCGACGACCGCCGCTTCGTGATGAGCGTGCTCAATGCCGTGCTGGGTGGCGGCATGTCCTCCCGGCTCTTCCAGGAAGTGCGGGAGAAGCGCGGCCTGGTCTACTCGACCTACTCCTTCGCGTCCTCCTACGCCGACGCCGGCTACTTCGGGATGTACGCCGGCTGCACGCCGTCGAAGGTCCGGCAGGTGCTGGAGCTTCTCGGCGCCGAACTGGACAAGCTCGCCGACGGCGGCATCTCCGACGAGGAACTCCGCAAGGCCGTCGGGCAGCTGTGCGGCGGCATCGTGCTGGCCCTGGAGGACACCGGCTCCCGGATGTCCCGGCTGGGGCGCGCCGAGTTGGTCTCCGGCGAATACCAGGACATCGACGAGACCCTGCGGCAGATCAAGGCCGTGACTGCCGCCGACGTCCAGGAGCTTGCCCGCGAACTGGCCGCCGCCCCGCGGACCATCACCGTCGTCGGCCCCTTCGAGGAGACCGAGACCTTCGGCCTCTGA
- a CDS encoding bifunctional riboflavin kinase/FAD synthetase: protein MVHIWNDPSEVPADFGPSVVTFGNFDGVHRGHQQVLSQLIRIARLNHARAVAITFDPHPAQVHRPEAAPELIMGLEDKLAALGELGLDAVLVMKYSLELASLTAEEFVDTVLVGSLRASHVVIGHDARFGRGNSGDLHTMQELGKKLGFEVLVISEFGSEGFPIHDDAGKDRRCSSTWVREALREGDVATAAAVLGRPHRMRGEVVHGAARGRDLGFPTANLASSSTGYIPADGIYAGWLVDEAGTRWPAAISVGSNPTFDGVSRQVEAHVIDRPEEAVEDFDLYGQTVVVEFVARLRGMVAYRGPEALVDQMRLDVVQAHQILFRAGRTR, encoded by the coding sequence ATGGTCCACATCTGGAACGATCCGTCCGAAGTCCCGGCGGACTTTGGTCCTTCCGTTGTCACGTTCGGCAACTTCGACGGCGTGCACCGCGGCCACCAGCAGGTCCTCTCCCAGCTCATCCGCATCGCACGCTTGAACCACGCCCGCGCGGTCGCCATCACCTTCGACCCGCACCCCGCGCAGGTGCATCGGCCCGAGGCGGCCCCGGAACTGATCATGGGGCTGGAGGACAAACTGGCCGCCCTCGGAGAGCTCGGCCTCGACGCCGTGCTGGTGATGAAGTACTCGCTAGAACTGGCCAGCCTGACTGCCGAGGAATTCGTCGACACCGTCCTGGTCGGCAGCCTCCGCGCCAGCCACGTCGTGATCGGCCACGACGCCCGCTTCGGCCGCGGCAACTCCGGGGACCTGCACACGATGCAGGAACTCGGGAAAAAGCTTGGCTTTGAGGTGCTGGTCATCAGCGAATTCGGCTCCGAAGGGTTTCCCATCCATGACGACGCCGGCAAGGACCGCCGGTGCTCCTCCACCTGGGTCCGCGAGGCGCTGCGGGAAGGCGACGTCGCCACCGCCGCCGCCGTCCTCGGCCGGCCGCACCGAATGCGCGGCGAGGTGGTGCACGGTGCCGCCCGCGGCCGCGACCTCGGCTTTCCCACCGCCAACCTGGCCTCCAGCTCGACCGGCTATATCCCCGCCGACGGCATCTACGCCGGTTGGCTCGTGGATGAGGCGGGCACCCGCTGGCCGGCCGCGATCTCGGTCGGCTCCAACCCCACCTTCGACGGCGTAAGCCGCCAGGTGGAAGCCCACGTCATCGATCGTCCGGAAGAGGCCGTGGAGGACTTCGATCTGTACGGCCAGACAGTAGTGGTGGAATTCGTCGCCAGACTGCGCGGCATGGTGGCGTACCGTGGCCCTGAAGCGCTCGTGGACCAGATGCGCCTGGACGTGGTCCAGGCCCACCAGATCCTGTTCCGCGCCGGCCGCACGCGCTGA
- the kynU gene encoding kynureninase, which translates to MSISTKTEATDLLWQRALELDAADPLAAYREQFIGTDTDLSYLDGNSLGRPLNRTVTDISSFIQGSWGGRLIRGWDEEWLELPQAIGDQLGRAVLGAAPGQTIIADSTTVVLYKLIRAALAAVTDPDRTEIVLDTDNFPTDRYLVEGIAREEGLTLRWIDADPASGVTVEQVRAATGPATAVVVLSQIAYRSGYLADLPGITAAAHDAGALIVWDLCHSAGSVEIGLDDAGVDFAAGCTYKYLNGGPGSPAFAYVNVRHLPGLQQPIWGWMGRKDAFEMGPGYEAANGIRGFLSGTPAIFGMLAMRGTLDLLEEVGMAAVREKSRLLTAFAVELHDAWLAPAGVSLGTPRDPEARGSHITVDHPAFREMTAALWEQDVIPDFRAPHGIRIGLSPLSTSFAELYRGVAAIRDRLQGPGFDKIPAVPVN; encoded by the coding sequence GTGAGCATCTCCACCAAAACCGAAGCAACGGACCTCCTGTGGCAGCGCGCCCTCGAACTCGACGCCGCCGACCCGCTGGCCGCGTACCGCGAGCAGTTCATCGGCACGGACACGGACCTGTCCTACCTCGACGGCAACTCGCTGGGCCGCCCGCTCAACCGCACAGTCACCGACATCAGCAGCTTCATCCAGGGCAGCTGGGGCGGCCGGCTGATCCGCGGCTGGGACGAGGAATGGCTGGAGCTCCCGCAGGCCATCGGCGACCAGCTTGGGCGGGCCGTGCTGGGTGCCGCACCCGGGCAGACCATCATCGCCGACTCCACCACCGTGGTGCTCTACAAGCTGATCCGCGCCGCACTGGCCGCCGTGACCGATCCGGACCGCACGGAAATCGTGCTGGACACCGATAATTTCCCCACCGACCGCTACCTCGTCGAAGGCATCGCCCGCGAGGAGGGTCTCACCCTGCGTTGGATCGACGCCGATCCCGCGTCCGGCGTGACCGTCGAACAGGTGCGCGCCGCGACGGGCCCGGCCACCGCCGTCGTGGTGCTCAGCCAGATCGCCTACCGCTCCGGGTACCTCGCGGACCTGCCGGGCATCACCGCTGCCGCGCACGACGCCGGCGCGCTGATCGTGTGGGACCTGTGCCACTCCGCCGGTTCAGTGGAGATCGGCCTGGACGACGCCGGCGTCGACTTCGCCGCCGGCTGCACTTACAAGTACCTGAACGGGGGACCGGGCTCGCCGGCGTTCGCCTACGTCAACGTCCGGCACCTGCCCGGCCTGCAGCAGCCGATCTGGGGCTGGATGGGGCGCAAGGATGCTTTCGAGATGGGCCCCGGCTACGAAGCCGCCAACGGCATCCGCGGGTTCCTCAGCGGCACGCCGGCGATCTTCGGGATGCTCGCCATGCGCGGGACGCTGGACCTGCTCGAGGAAGTGGGAATGGCGGCGGTCCGGGAGAAGTCGCGGCTGCTGACCGCGTTCGCCGTCGAACTCCACGACGCGTGGCTGGCGCCCGCGGGCGTGAGCCTCGGAACGCCGCGGGACCCCGAGGCGCGCGGCAGCCACATCACGGTCGACCACCCGGCGTTCCGCGAGATGACCGCCGCCCTGTGGGAGCAGGATGTCATTCCGGATTTCCGGGCGCCGCACGGCATTCGGATCGGCCTCTCGCCGCTCAGCACGTCCTTTGCCGAGCTGTACAGAGGCGTCGCCGCGATCCGGGACCGGCTGCAGGGCCCCGGTTTCGACAAGATCCCGGCCGTGCCGGTAAACTAA
- a CDS encoding MFS transporter, giving the protein MNAASRKIQRIYLTLTLGNTLAASFIWGINTLFLLDAGLSNLEAFAANAFFTAGMVLFEVPTGVIADGWGRRVSFLLGTVTLSASTYLYYLLWLFSAPFWSWAVVSVLLGLGFTFFSGAVEAWLVDALRFSGYEGGLEPVLGRGQMVSGVAMLGGSVAGGVIAQATDLGVPFLLRVGVLVALFLVAFWLMRDVGFTPERSAHPLRATRAVLSASIENGLKNPPVRFVMLAAPFSAGVGIYVFYALQPYLLELFGDPRAYSVAGLAAAIVAGAQVLGGWIAPRLRRLVRKRTTVLILSSLGSSVILVVLGFTRVFWVALVLLALWALVASAGTPVRQAYLNDMIPSRQRATVLSFDSLMGSSGGVVVQPALGRAADVYGYPASLAISGVIELIAVPFLLASRRQLPPADQANASTSTPNAESQPS; this is encoded by the coding sequence ATGAACGCCGCCTCCCGCAAGATCCAGCGCATCTACCTCACGTTGACGCTGGGCAACACCCTCGCAGCCTCGTTCATCTGGGGCATCAACACCCTCTTCCTGCTGGATGCCGGACTGAGCAACCTCGAGGCCTTTGCCGCCAACGCCTTCTTCACGGCCGGCATGGTCCTGTTCGAGGTGCCCACCGGAGTGATAGCCGATGGGTGGGGACGCCGCGTCTCGTTTCTGCTGGGCACCGTGACCCTGTCGGCATCGACCTACCTCTACTACCTGTTATGGCTGTTTTCCGCGCCGTTCTGGTCATGGGCGGTGGTGTCAGTCCTGCTCGGCCTCGGCTTCACCTTCTTCTCGGGTGCGGTCGAGGCGTGGCTCGTCGACGCGCTGCGCTTCTCGGGATACGAAGGCGGGCTTGAGCCGGTGCTCGGGCGCGGACAGATGGTGTCCGGCGTCGCGATGCTGGGCGGGTCAGTGGCTGGAGGTGTGATTGCGCAGGCCACCGACCTGGGAGTGCCGTTCCTGCTGCGCGTGGGTGTGCTGGTGGCCTTGTTCCTGGTGGCCTTTTGGCTTATGCGCGACGTCGGTTTCACCCCCGAGCGCTCGGCTCATCCGCTCCGGGCCACCCGGGCCGTACTCTCCGCCTCGATCGAGAACGGCCTGAAGAACCCGCCGGTGCGTTTCGTGATGCTCGCCGCCCCTTTCAGCGCGGGCGTCGGGATCTATGTGTTCTACGCCCTGCAGCCGTACCTCCTGGAGCTCTTCGGCGACCCCCGCGCGTACTCCGTGGCGGGCCTGGCTGCGGCAATCGTCGCCGGGGCGCAGGTGCTCGGCGGCTGGATCGCACCCCGCCTCAGGCGCCTCGTCCGCAAGCGCACGACGGTGTTGATCCTGAGCAGCCTCGGGAGCTCCGTGATTCTGGTGGTGCTCGGGTTCACCCGGGTGTTCTGGGTCGCCCTGGTGCTGTTGGCGCTCTGGGCCCTGGTCGCCTCGGCTGGCACACCGGTCCGGCAGGCCTATCTGAACGACATGATCCCCTCGAGGCAACGGGCAACCGTACTCAGCTTCGACTCGCTCATGGGCTCGAGCGGTGGGGTCGTGGTCCAGCCGGCGCTCGGCCGGGCAGCCGATGTGTACGGCTACCCGGCGTCGCTGGCCATCAGCGGCGTAATCGAGTTGATCGCGGTGCCGTTCCTGCTGGCGAGCCGGCGGCAGCTCCCCCCGGCCGATCAGGCCAATGCCTCGACCAGCACGCCGAACGCGGAATCCCAGCCGTCCTAG
- a CDS encoding DUF937 domain-containing protein, translating to MTELNDILGQIPVDQIAGLLGTDPQTAQAAVEAAVPTLLAGMHNNAQAPDGAASLESALSQHQDGLIDGGVDVAQVDTADGEKIVSHVFGGQQDQVASQLAGTAQLGGVGGDLVKKLLPILAPIVMSYLANKVLGGRGQSSRGADGSGQAGGIDLGGILGGMLGGAAAGGGQGGLGDLLGGLLGGGQAPDRQLAPDAGLDSRLDPQTAPQSVPQGQPQDQPVGGAPRPGELIEVDLPGSQPEERKKDDDGGNGGLGGLLGGLFGKK from the coding sequence ATGACTGAGCTCAACGACATCCTCGGGCAGATCCCGGTAGACCAGATTGCCGGCCTGCTCGGCACGGACCCGCAAACCGCCCAGGCAGCCGTGGAGGCCGCCGTCCCCACGCTGCTCGCGGGAATGCACAACAACGCTCAGGCCCCCGACGGCGCCGCCTCGCTCGAGTCGGCGCTCAGCCAGCATCAGGACGGGCTGATCGATGGAGGCGTGGACGTGGCCCAGGTGGATACCGCGGACGGTGAAAAGATTGTCAGCCACGTCTTCGGCGGGCAGCAGGACCAGGTGGCGAGCCAGCTGGCCGGCACCGCGCAGCTGGGCGGGGTGGGCGGGGACCTCGTCAAGAAGCTCCTGCCGATCCTGGCGCCGATCGTGATGTCCTACCTTGCCAACAAGGTTCTCGGTGGACGCGGGCAGTCGTCGCGCGGCGCTGACGGGTCCGGGCAGGCCGGCGGGATCGACCTCGGCGGCATTCTGGGCGGGATGCTTGGCGGTGCTGCCGCTGGCGGCGGACAGGGCGGTTTGGGCGACCTGCTGGGCGGGTTGCTCGGTGGCGGCCAGGCGCCGGACCGGCAATTGGCTCCCGACGCCGGGCTGGACAGCAGGCTGGACCCGCAGACGGCTCCGCAGTCCGTGCCCCAGGGCCAGCCACAGGACCAGCCGGTCGGCGGCGCGCCGCGGCCGGGTGAGCTCATCGAGGTGGACCTTCCCGGGAGCCAGCCGGAAGAGCGAAAGAAGGACGACGACGGCGGCAACGGCGGGCTGGGTGGGCTGCTGGGCGGACTATTCGGGAAGAAGTAG
- a CDS encoding polyribonucleotide nucleotidyltransferase, with amino-acid sequence MEGPEIQFSEAVIDNGRFGKRVIRFETGRLAKQAAGAAMVYIDEETALLSATTAGKHPREGFDFFPLTVDVEERMYAAGRIPGSFFRREGRPSTEAILACRLMDRPLRPAFVKGLRNEVQIVVTVLSIDPDELYDVVAINASSMSTQLSGLPFSGPIGGVRVALVADENGSQWVAFPKHSQLENAVFNMVVAGRIAGDDVAIMMVEAEATDNSWNLIKEQGATAPTEEVVSEGLEAAKPFIKALCEAQSDLAARAAKPTVEFPVFLDYQDDVYAAVESAAADKLAAVFQIADKQERDTASDELKDEVTSSLAGQFEGREKELSAAFRSVTKHVVRQRILTDQIRIDGRGLTDIRQLTAEVEVLPRVHGSAIFERGETQIMGVTTLNMLKMEQQIDSLSPVTRKRYMHNYNFPPYSTGETGRVGSPKRREIGHGALAERAIMPVLPSREEFPYAIRQVSEALSSNGSTSMGSVCASTLSLLNAGVPLKAAVAGIAMGLVSDQVDGQTRYAALTDILGAEDAFGDMDFKVAGTAEFVTAIQLDTKLDGIPASVLAAALKQAREARLHILDVLNSAIDTPDELSEFAPRVIAVKIPVDKIGEVIGPKGKMINQIQEDTGADISIEDDGTVYIGATNGPSADAARSAINAIANPQVPEIGERYLGTVVKTTTFGAFVSLTPGKDGLLHISELRKIAGGKRVDNVEDVVSVGQKIQVEITKIDDRGKLSLSPVVADEAGSEDSANAEVSVESAE; translated from the coding sequence ATGGAGGGTCCCGAAATCCAGTTCTCAGAAGCAGTCATTGATAACGGCCGCTTCGGCAAGCGTGTAATCCGCTTTGAAACCGGCCGCCTTGCCAAGCAGGCAGCCGGCGCAGCGATGGTCTACATCGACGAAGAGACCGCGCTGCTGTCCGCCACCACCGCCGGCAAGCACCCGCGCGAAGGCTTCGACTTCTTCCCGCTGACCGTCGACGTCGAAGAGCGCATGTACGCCGCCGGCCGCATCCCGGGCTCGTTCTTCCGCCGCGAAGGCCGCCCCTCCACGGAGGCCATCTTGGCCTGCCGCCTGATGGACCGCCCGCTGCGCCCCGCCTTCGTCAAGGGCCTGCGCAACGAGGTCCAGATCGTCGTCACCGTGCTCTCCATCGATCCGGACGAGCTGTACGACGTGGTCGCGATCAACGCTTCCTCGATGTCCACCCAGCTCTCCGGCCTGCCCTTCTCCGGCCCGATCGGCGGCGTCCGCGTTGCCCTCGTCGCCGACGAGAACGGCTCGCAGTGGGTGGCCTTCCCGAAGCACTCCCAGCTCGAGAACGCCGTCTTCAACATGGTCGTTGCCGGCCGCATCGCAGGTGACGACGTCGCCATCATGATGGTAGAAGCCGAAGCCACCGACAACTCCTGGAACCTCATCAAGGAACAGGGCGCCACCGCCCCGACCGAAGAGGTTGTCTCCGAGGGCCTCGAGGCCGCGAAGCCGTTCATCAAGGCCCTTTGCGAAGCACAGTCCGACCTGGCAGCCCGCGCCGCCAAGCCGACCGTCGAGTTCCCGGTCTTCCTGGACTACCAGGACGACGTCTACGCCGCTGTCGAGTCCGCCGCCGCTGACAAGCTGGCTGCTGTCTTCCAGATCGCCGACAAGCAGGAACGCGACACCGCCTCCGACGAGCTCAAGGACGAGGTCACCTCTTCCCTGGCCGGCCAGTTCGAAGGCCGCGAGAAGGAACTCTCCGCTGCCTTCCGCTCGGTCACCAAGCACGTTGTGCGCCAGCGCATCCTCACGGACCAGATCCGCATCGACGGCCGCGGCCTGACGGACATCCGCCAGCTCACCGCCGAGGTCGAGGTTCTGCCCCGCGTCCACGGTTCGGCCATCTTCGAACGCGGCGAGACCCAGATCATGGGTGTCACCACGCTGAACATGCTGAAGATGGAACAGCAGATCGACTCGCTGTCTCCCGTGACGCGCAAGCGCTACATGCACAACTACAACTTCCCGCCGTACTCCACCGGTGAGACCGGCCGCGTCGGTTCGCCGAAGCGCCGCGAAATCGGCCACGGTGCCTTGGCAGAGCGCGCCATCATGCCGGTGCTGCCGTCCCGCGAGGAATTCCCCTACGCGATCCGCCAGGTGTCTGAGGCTCTCAGCTCCAACGGTTCGACGTCGATGGGTTCCGTCTGCGCCTCCACGCTGTCCCTGCTCAACGCAGGTGTGCCGCTGAAGGCCGCCGTCGCCGGTATCGCCATGGGCCTGGTCTCCGACCAGGTTGACGGCCAGACCCGCTACGCCGCCCTGACCGATATCCTCGGCGCCGAAGATGCCTTCGGTGACATGGACTTCAAGGTCGCCGGCACCGCCGAGTTCGTCACAGCCATCCAGCTGGACACCAAGCTCGACGGCATCCCGGCCTCCGTCCTGGCAGCAGCCCTGAAGCAGGCCCGCGAAGCCCGCCTGCACATCCTGGATGTCCTGAACTCCGCGATCGACACCCCGGACGAGCTCTCCGAGTTCGCGCCGCGCGTCATCGCGGTCAAGATCCCGGTTGACAAGATCGGCGAGGTCATCGGCCCGAAGGGCAAGATGATCAACCAGATCCAGGAAGACACCGGAGCCGACATCTCGATCGAGGACGACGGAACTGTCTACATCGGCGCCACCAACGGCCCGTCTGCCGACGCAGCACGGTCCGCGATCAACGCCATCGCCAACCCGCAGGTCCCCGAAATCGGTGAGCGTTACCTGGGCACGGTCGTCAAGACCACCACCTTCGGCGCCTTCGTTTCGCTGACCCCGGGCAAGGACGGCCTGCTGCACATCTCCGAGCTGCGCAAGATCGCCGGCGGCAAGCGCGTGGACAACGTCGAGGACGTCGTCTCCGTGGGCCAGAAGATCCAGGTGGAAATCACCAAGATCGATGACCGCGGCAAGCTCTCCCTCTCGCCCGTCGTGGCCGACGAGGCAGGCTCCGAGGACTCAGCCAACGCTGAGGTCTCCGTGGAGTCCGCAGAGTAG
- the rpsO gene encoding 30S ribosomal protein S15 — translation MALEAAVKQSIIQDFATSEGDTGSPEVQVAVLTQRIKDLTEHMKVHKHDYHTQRGLLAMVGRRKRMLTYLKNTDITRYRALIERLGLRR, via the coding sequence GTGGCACTTGAAGCCGCTGTAAAGCAGTCCATCATTCAGGATTTCGCAACGTCCGAGGGCGACACCGGTTCGCCGGAGGTCCAGGTTGCAGTCCTGACTCAGCGGATCAAGGATCTCACTGAGCACATGAAGGTGCACAAGCACGATTACCACACCCAGCGCGGTCTGCTGGCCATGGTTGGTCGTCGCAAGCGCATGCTGACCTACCTCAAGAACACTGACATCACCCGCTACCGCGCGCTCATCGAGCGTCTCGGCCTGCGCCGCTAG